ATATGATTGTACATCGTAAGGATTTGCGCCAAACCATCGCCGATATTTTAGCGATGCTGCAAAACCAAACCAGCCCTTTACCAGCGGTTGCGGCGTGAGGTCATTAGCCGATTGGTTAACATGGCAGGAAGGCTTGCACTTATCTGCCATTGATTTAGGGTTAACGCGGATTCGGCAAGTTGCAGCGCGGCTGAATTTGCTCACGCCGACCGTGCCGATTGTGACGGTCGCGGGTACAAATGGCAAAGGCTCAACCTGCGCTATGTTAACGCAAGCCTTGCATTTACAAGGCTATAAGGTGGGCACGTATACCTCACCGCATATTCTGCATTACAACGAGCGCATTGCGATTAATGGGCAGCCGGTTGATGATACATTTATTTGCCAAGCCTTTGCTGCGATTGATGCCGCGCGCGCGGATATTTCCCTAACTTATTTTGAGTTTGGTACATTGGCGGCGGTTTGGTGCTTTCAACAAGCGCAAGTTGACGTTATGGTGCTGGAAGTAGGTTTAGGCGGGCGTTTAGATGCGGTCAATCTATGGGATGCTGATGTAGGGATTATTACCAGCATTGGTATCGACCATGTGGAATGGTTAGGCAGTACCCGTGAAGCCATTGGCTATGAGAAAGCGGGCATTATGCGCGCGCATAAACCGATTGTCTGTGGTGACCCTAATCCACCCGCTAGTATTGCAGAACAAGCACAAGCGGTGGCTGCGGTGTTATATCAATACGGTCGAGATTTTAATGCAGAGGATTTGCCGCAACCGCGTTTATTGGGCGCACATCAATTACAGAATGCGGCTTGTGTGCGTGAAGGTTTGCTGCAATTAGCACCACGTTTGCCGATTAGCCTAGAGTCTATTAAACAGGGAATTGAACAAGCACAGGTGCTGGGGCGTTTACAACGCTTGCAAACCCAGCCTGAGCTGTATATTGATGTGGCGCATAATCCACACGCTGTAAAAGAATTAGCGGAATGGCTGAAAAAAAATCCAAGCGATGGAAAATTATTCGTGATTTTTTCTATACTTGCGGATAAGGATAGTACTGGGGTCATCGACATTATGCGCCCACTGGTCGATGAGTGGGCATTAGTGCAACTAACAGGTTCGCGTGCGGTCGATATTGGGGTGTTGAAAACACAAATGTTAGCACAGGGTGTAACCGCACCAATTCAGTTATATAGTAATTTTCAAACCGCATGGGACAATGTTAAACAAGCAGCCAATACCAATGATCGCATTATTGCTTTTGGTTCGTTTTTAGTGGTTACCGGTATGCTAACCACGTTAGAGCACTAAGTTCAGTATTTCCCACACAGGATGCAAATTTTTAAAAGTTATTGAGTGTCTTAAAATTAAGGAGCATGGCATCAAATGGATAATAAGGCGACCACCAAACGTATGATTGGCGCAGTTGTGCTGGTTCTTGTAGCCGCATTACTGTTAGCTTGGTTATTAAAAGGTAAAAACCGCGATTTGCAGAACGCGAATCTTAATCAACCGGCTGAAACCAAAACGATCTTAGGTTTCCCCGAAGTTTCAACGGATGCCAATGGCAAACCTATTTTAGTGCCGCAAGATAATACCGCTACAACGGCGGGAGCGGGCACTACTCTGGACGGTAGTAATGCAACACAGCCGCAAGCGATTCCAGTGGAAACAGCACCAGTAGCTACTAATACAGCAACTGCACCTGCGGCTGGTTTTGCCGTACGTCCAACTGCACCCGCACCGTCAGAAAGCCGTCAAGTGGTAGATACCGATGGGCAACTGAAAAATGGCTTAGGCAATATGGGATCAAACGATACCAAAGCGCCGTCGACCGCTAGTACGACAACCACGACCGATTTGACCGGTACAGAAACGCAACCCTTGAACTTGCCTAATTCCGAATCTAAAGCCACTGGCAGTCAAGCGGCTGAATCTGCGTCTAGTAAAGACCGTCCCGCTGCAAGCAGAAATACTGTTAGTGCGCCGGAAGAGAAACGCAGCCCTCGACCTGTTTTAGTGGGTGAAAAACCTGTACCAAAAGCAACAGAAACGCCTGCTAAATCAATGTCTGCTATTGAAAAAGCAGCGGCTGAGAAATCATTAGCCCTCGCTAAAGCGGAAAAAGGCGAAAAAGCTTCGGTTGTTTCTACTAAAGATAGTGAAACTACCACCGATGGTGATTATTCTATTCAATTAATGGCAAGCTCCGATAAAGCCAAAGCGGAAGAAGTACGTAAGTCTATGACGGCTGAAGGCTATAAAGTGGCTTTAGTCGAAGCCAAGGTCGATGGCAAAGCGATTTATCGTGTACGTGTAGGCGATTATCCGAAAAAAGAAGATGCAGCAGCGGCACAAGCTAAGATGAAAGAGCGTTATACTAAAAATACGTACGTTCAAAATAGCTTTGTAACCCGATAATAATTGAAAATTTTATGACAGCAGAAATCCTCGATTTTGGTATTCTCGTATTAATTGTGTTATCCGCGATTATTGGCTTAATTCGAGGATTTGTTCGTGAGGCTTTATCACTTTTAACGTGGGTGGCGGCTTTTGGTTTTGC
This DNA window, taken from Candidatus Thiocaldithrix dubininis, encodes the following:
- the folC gene encoding bifunctional tetrahydrofolate synthase/dihydrofolate synthase; the protein is MRSLADWLTWQEGLHLSAIDLGLTRIRQVAARLNLLTPTVPIVTVAGTNGKGSTCAMLTQALHLQGYKVGTYTSPHILHYNERIAINGQPVDDTFICQAFAAIDAARADISLTYFEFGTLAAVWCFQQAQVDVMVLEVGLGGRLDAVNLWDADVGIITSIGIDHVEWLGSTREAIGYEKAGIMRAHKPIVCGDPNPPASIAEQAQAVAAVLYQYGRDFNAEDLPQPRLLGAHQLQNAACVREGLLQLAPRLPISLESIKQGIEQAQVLGRLQRLQTQPELYIDVAHNPHAVKELAEWLKKNPSDGKLFVIFSILADKDSTGVIDIMRPLVDEWALVQLTGSRAVDIGVLKTQMLAQGVTAPIQLYSNFQTAWDNVKQAANTNDRIIAFGSFLVVTGMLTTLEH
- a CDS encoding SPOR domain-containing protein, giving the protein MDNKATTKRMIGAVVLVLVAALLLAWLLKGKNRDLQNANLNQPAETKTILGFPEVSTDANGKPILVPQDNTATTAGAGTTLDGSNATQPQAIPVETAPVATNTATAPAAGFAVRPTAPAPSESRQVVDTDGQLKNGLGNMGSNDTKAPSTASTTTTTDLTGTETQPLNLPNSESKATGSQAAESASSKDRPAASRNTVSAPEEKRSPRPVLVGEKPVPKATETPAKSMSAIEKAAAEKSLALAKAEKGEKASVVSTKDSETTTDGDYSIQLMASSDKAKAEEVRKSMTAEGYKVALVEAKVDGKAIYRVRVGDYPKKEDAAAAQAKMKERYTKNTYVQNSFVTR